Within the Fusarium keratoplasticum isolate Fu6.1 chromosome 1, whole genome shotgun sequence genome, the region TGTTAGGCGCTTGATACCCATTGCCTCAAGGTCTACCTCGCCGGTTTCGACTCTTCGCTTGAGAGATATTCGACGTCGCCGTTGAACTAGGTGCATGGTAACCGAGACGAAGGCAATGATGGCCAGGAGAGCACCGATGACGATCAAGAAAAAGGCCCAGAGAGCTGGCATATCCGACTCATCGTGCAGCGAGAGCTCGGTCCATATTCGAACGTAGTCTTTTGGATTTGGGCCGTAGAGCTTGTTGATCTCGCTTCCGTAGGGAACGTCATCGATGCGGCCTGAATAAAGACTCAGCTGTTGCATGATACCTTGACCTTCCCTTCCTGAGACGGCATATATGGGATATTTGTTGGCATTCCTCCAAGCCCCGCCGTCCTCCAAATTCCACACAGGCGAGTCTGCATCTTGGGGTTTATTTGACGAATTGTTGGGTTTGTAGAAGATGAAGGCGCGAATGGGGTCGAGACGCGCAGATGCGAGGTAGGATAGAGTGCAGTCGATGCTGAACCAAGGAGCGAGAGCGATGAGGTTGTAATTTGTGGGAGGTAGGTTTTCTCGTCGTGTCACATTTTCGGGTATGAATTCGTACTGTTGTTGGTCACATTCGGGATAGCCGTCGAGGTCTGGGACATAGAGGAGGCCAGAAATGCTCTGGCGTGAATCGGCATTGGTTGAGGTcagggtggtgatgttgctGGTGATGCGCTCCTCATATGccatctgcttctgctcGTGGGATGTTAGTCGAAACCAGTCGAAGCGAGGGATTGCCTCGATGTGAGCGACTTGGGGGTCGAGTCAAGGGCGGTGAACGCACCGAGAGAGCCGTAAGGTTTCTGATGATTGTCGACGGGACCGTACTGGCGCCGCTCCATACTGGATTGCTAAACAGGAGGCTGATATAAAGTCAGCGACATGCGCACGAGGGTGACGAGAGATTTCTGTCCCGGTGTCGCGAGGTCGTGGCGGCAGAGGCGACAACCGTGGGAGGAGTGGTCTGCGTGAGGGGAGTCGacgacatggtgatgatagGCGAGACAGGACGGATACAGCAACGACAGCGAAGGGATTCGCGACAAAAGAAATCAACGGTAACCTAGAGGGACATACACGGCATTTCGTATCTCGGTGAGCGCTGGGCGACTGTCAGTTCAGTTCGTGGGATGCCAAGACTGGGGTAGGATGggaggcttcttggccctcAACCCGCAGGAGCGGATGAGGAGCAGGAACGGAAGGGGACGGAGACCGTTCGGGTAGGGCGGGAAAGAGCGAGGACAAgacgacaagaccaagaaagGAGACGAGGACTTACACATGCTTCTAAAACATATTCAATCATGGAATTGTAGGCATGATATGGCGGACACCGACCGCGCAGAATTGAAGCAGCGGCCAGGTTGACAGGTGAtggttggtggtgaagaCAAGATGACGGGGTGATAAGGTACGGAGGAATTTGCGGGAGCGAGAATTGAGATTGAGCAAAGAGGCAGGAGCGGACGATTTGGGGCTTCTGGGGGAGGGAAAGAACGAAAG harbors:
- a CDS encoding RING-type domain-containing protein, which gives rise to MSSTPLTQTTPPTVVASAATTSRHRDRNLSSPSLLFSNPVWSGASTVPSTIIRNLTALSKQMAYEERITSNITTLTSTNADSRQSISGLLYVPDLDGYPECDQQQYEFIPENVTRRENLPPTNYNLIALAPWFSIDCTLSYLASARLDPIRAFIFYKPNNSSNKPQDADSPVWNLEDGGAWRNANKYPIYAVSGREGQGIMQQLSLYSGRIDDVPYGSEINKLYGPNPKDYVRIWTELSLHDESDMPALWAFFLIVIGALLAIIAFVSVTMHLVQRRRRISLKRRVETGEVDLEAMGIKRLTVPATHVRGFPLFTYNADPESMAAPPTPSSTRRLRSSRGLDQRSIRSGASVRSKRSSIGVNGDNAATNFQPSCHICLANFDHRVTIIRELPCGHIFHPECIDEFLLQNSSLCPMCKHCMLPRGYSPKITNGMVRRERALRRLRERVDLEDLSEGSTENTKIRDWGKRLFRTSTSPTRPVSSPLVSLKLGKFRRRPAEDTTAEVSEHSDTPPAPSSTASQPEEPEATTRPPATAKATKPRRSRPRALNLLPTQPENSELITPTVGRASPSSFARQRMREIAAKNAPFDDPDSQRAICE